From a single Apium graveolens cultivar Ventura chromosome 2, ASM990537v1, whole genome shotgun sequence genomic region:
- the LOC141707121 gene encoding RHOMBOID-like protein 2, with amino-acid sequence MANYRDPESRARHKNRGSSSSGETQWTSWLVPLIVVTNVAMFIVIMYQNDCPKKNSGARGDCVAKFLKRFSFQPLKENPLFGPSSSALEKLGALEWNKIVHGNEGWRLFTCIWLHAGVIHLLANMLSLVFIGIRLEQQFGFVRVGAIYLLSGFGGSILSALFIQRNISVGASGALFGLLGAMLSELLTNWSIYANKAAALITLVVIILINLAVGILPHVDNFAHIGGFLSGFFLGFVFLIRPQFGWLERQHLPVDARLTSKHTVYQYIFLVVSLILLIVGFTIGLVMLFRGENGNDHCSWCHNLSCMRTSRWKCD; translated from the exons ATGGCAAATTACAGAGATCCAGAGAGCAGAGCAAGACACAAGAACAGAGGCAGCAGTTCATCTGGGGAGACTCAATGGACTTCTTGGTTGGTGCCTTTGATTGTGGTGACAAATGTAGCTATGTTCATTGTGATCATGTATCAAAATGATTGTCCCAAGAAAAATAGTGGGGCTAGAGGTGATTGTGTGGCCAAGTTTCTTAAAAGATTTTCTTTTCAGCCTCTTAAGGAGAATCCTCTCTTTGGCCCTTCTTCTTCTGC ACTGGAAAAACTAGGAGCTTTAGAGTGGAACAAAATAGTGCATGGAAATGAAGGATGGAGACTTTTCACTTGCATTTGGTTGCATGCCGGTGTGATTCATCTACTGGCAAACATGTTAAGCTTGGTATTTATCGGGATTCGTCTAGAACAGCAATTTGGTTTTG TTCGAGTTGGGGCAATATACTTATTATCTGGATTTGGTGGGAGCATACTCTCTGCCCTTTTTATTCAGCGCAACATTTCTGTTGGGGCTTCTGGTGCTCTATTTGGACTTCTTGGAGCAATGTTATCAGAACTTCTAACTAACTGGTCTATTTATGCTAATAAG GCAGCAGCTTTGATTACACTTGTAGTCATCATTCTGATAAACTTGGCGGTTGGAATTCTTCCTCATGTCGACAACTTTGCACACATTGGAGGATTCTTGTCAGGTTTTTTTCTTGGTTTTGTGTTTCTTATCCGTCCCCAGTTTGGTTGGCTGGAGCGCCAGCATCTTCCTGTCGATGCTCGACTGACGTCCAAGCACACAGTGTATCAATACATATTTCTGGTGGTGTCTCTGATTCTGCTTATTGTAGG ATTTACAATTGGACTAGTAATGCTTTTCCGAGGAGAAAACGGAAACGATCACTGCAGCTGGTGTCATAACCTAAGCTGCATGCGTACTTCTAGATGGAAGTGTGACTAA